Proteins encoded together in one Terriglobus saanensis SP1PR4 window:
- a CDS encoding methyltransferase family protein, translating into MIAATEFEYRYRYMLHGLIYAIGFSAPWDATAFQVGNHTFWLKAAAWFSEHLGMGFLSATNLVLGLAILFAVAGALLRWWAAAYLGASTTQRGSMVAGRVVADGPYRYVRNPLYLGTVLNTMALVVLMRPAGAGLTMVLITVFQLRLIAREEPFLTREIGPAYTEYCRAVPRIIPRLRSSVPHGGVRPTWGQGLTSEVYVVGTALSFAALGWRYDAKLVVQGILVSVGLALVVRAFIPNRG; encoded by the coding sequence TTGATCGCTGCAACAGAGTTTGAATATCGCTATCGCTACATGCTGCATGGCCTGATCTATGCGATCGGCTTTTCCGCGCCGTGGGATGCGACGGCCTTCCAGGTGGGCAATCACACGTTCTGGCTGAAGGCCGCCGCCTGGTTTTCAGAACATCTCGGTATGGGATTTCTTTCCGCGACGAACCTGGTGCTTGGGCTGGCGATCCTGTTTGCCGTCGCGGGAGCTTTGCTGAGATGGTGGGCCGCGGCCTATCTGGGTGCGTCGACGACACAGCGCGGCAGCATGGTAGCAGGGCGCGTGGTGGCGGACGGACCGTATCGCTATGTGCGCAATCCGCTCTATCTTGGCACTGTTTTGAACACGATGGCCCTTGTGGTCCTGATGCGACCCGCAGGCGCGGGACTCACCATGGTTTTGATCACGGTCTTTCAACTGCGCCTGATCGCCCGCGAAGAACCCTTCCTGACGCGCGAGATCGGTCCTGCCTATACGGAATACTGCCGCGCTGTGCCGAGGATTATTCCGCGGTTGCGGTCCAGCGTGCCTCACGGAGGCGTTCGGCCGACCTGGGGACAGGGATTGACGAGCGAGGTATATGTCGTAGGTACCGCTCTGTCGTTCGCAGCGTTGGGGTGGCGGTATGACGCCAAGCTGGTGGTGCAGGGCATCCTGGTGAGTGTGGGGCTGGCGCTGGTGGTGCGGGCGTTCATTCCGAACCGGGGATAA